Part of the Triticum urartu cultivar G1812 chromosome 2, Tu2.1, whole genome shotgun sequence genome, CGCATGGTACAGGCGCCGACAAGCAGTCGCCAAAGCAATCAGCACAAGAGTCTTGAGCACCAATCTGTGCAAGGGAGATGTTCACAATACCATTTTGGAATACCTCGTTGCCTGGTATGTAAGAAAACGATGGTGGGCATTTTCCTCTGCCAGATTCATTTGCTATCGGTATCTTGACATTTTCTTGTCCCTTGGATATGTCATGTACATCATGGGTAGTCCTTGAAAGTGCCAAATGCGGTTGCGGGGCAGGAGTTGAACTCGCTGAACCACCCTCCACGCATTTAGACGTGCTGCCGTTACCAACAGTATGTGATTGTGTAATATGCTCCGTCATGGTATGTTGAGTTTGAGTGCCCAGCTGCACAACGCTCTGGCATATCTCGGCCATGAGGCCAGGAATGGAGAAATCGGGAGGAAGAAGCTTGTCGGGGGAGAGGTATTTGTCCTCAACCATCTTGTATACTGCTTCCAGATGAGGCATGTTGAGCTTTGATGGGTCTGCGCTGCACTTGAGAGACAGCTTAACCTCGCCCCCAGGGGATGACGCCACATCAATCTCCTGCACTTGAGACCCTGTTCCATTGATGAGTGTGCTGCTGCTTGTTGGCTCCACAGATACAGCAGGCATCTCTGTATTTCTGCTGTGATGTTGAATTGCCCTGTTTTTATCACTACCTGTGTCAAGTCCAAAAGAGATGAAGAATCAGAATAAGACCATCATTGCTCAAGAAAAGAAAACACGTTGTGTAACAAGAGGTTCTTCCACCAACCAAGCAAAGAAAggttcatgcatatataccagaAATTTTATCAAGCAAGCAAATGTTGAAGAGCAATTTGTGTGTGTGAAGATAAAAGGCCAGGTGGGTGAAGAATACATACACAAAACTGAACCAATcaatctatatatatatatatatatatatatatatatatatatatatataccaccAATAAAAGATGTCAATCAATCTGCTCAACCTCATGTTGGTCGGCAGGGCCTATAATTTAGTAATTTATACAGGGGCAAAACGATGGATGAGCTGGAAGAGTTGGAACCTGAAATGTGGTGAGGATTTCGGTCAGGCGGAGGCAACGCATTGAACTCGGACGAGGAGGAAGCAAGGTTGCGGTTTCGGTTTCGGTTGCGGTTGCGGGAGCGGAGAATCAAGCCAGGCTGCACGTCCCGACAGCCGGACGCGTCCATGTCGACGGGTTGAGGTTGAGGTTCAGGGGGTTCGGGCTTGGGGTGTTTGAGAAACAAGAAGGCAGGCTGCTGAAACTCTGCATCCATCATGAGCTTGTGCTTGTGCTTGGTGAGCAGTGCGGTTGCTGAGGGTGTGGCGTGTGCGGCATTGTTGAGAACCCCCCTTTCCACTATGCCTCCTGCTGTGGCTGTGGATGTGGCTCTGAAAGAGGTGGATCCGGATGGAGGAGCAGGGGCTCTGAAAGAGGTGGAGCTTTGCTGTGGTGTGGCTCTGAAAGGAGGGGTTGTGGAAGGGCGGTCGGGGGTGGAGATTTCCGGCTCCTCGGTATccagctcctcctcctcctgccccggCGCCTCATTGCCGCCGCCGTTGGGctggaaaagaaaagaaaaaaaacaatcTTTCTTATCATGAGTTCCGGACCGACGGAAGGAAAGGAAAggggaaaggaagaagaagaagaaggagatggATGGACCTGTGGTTGGGATTGGGATTGGGGATGAAGTTGAAGGAGTTGGTCGTCGAGGATGGCTTCGGCGAGAGCGCGGTACGAGTCCTCCTCGATGGGCTCCCACTGCCTGTCGAAGAGCCTGAAGAGGCGCTTGAGCACGGGGGTGGCCTGCTTCCGGCCGAACCCCAGCTTCTTCATGGCGGCCAGCGCCTGCCGCGCCTTCTCCTCGTTGCGCCCCACCATCTCTCCCTCTCTTcttcgcttcttcttcctccctccGTCCGTCCGGCACGATTCGATTCGATTCGATTCACGGCGCCATTGTTGCAACCTAGGCTAGGCTAGGCTAGGGTTTGGTTtgggagagcgagagagagatTGGGGATTGGGGATTGGGGATTGGGGATTGGGGACGGACGGACTGACTGACTGGGGTTTTGGGgctctcccctcccctcccctcccctcctcccctcccTTCCTTTCTTGCCTGCCTCACGAcggagagaaagaaagaaagaaaggttTTTTAGGTGCGGAAGGAGGTGGTGTCCGTGGAGAGGACTCCCTCCCCCCCTCACACCTTGACTTGACTACCTACCAACCCTCCCAACACTTGCAATTTCTCTCT contains:
- the LOC125538618 gene encoding probable inactive histone-lysine N-methyltransferase SUVR2; its protein translation is MVGRNEEKARQALAAMKKLGFGRKQATPVLKRLFRLFDRQWEPIEEDSYRALAEAILDDQLLQLHPQSQSQPQPNGGGNEAPGQEEEELDTEEPEISTPDRPSTTPPFRATPQQSSTSFRAPAPPSGSTSFRATSTATAGGIVERGVLNNAAHATPSATALLTKHKHKLMMDAEFQQPAFLFLKHPKPEPPEPQPQPVDMDASGCRDVQPGLILRSRNRNRNRNRNLASSSSEFNALPPPDRNPHHISGSDKNRAIQHHSRNTEMPAVSVEPTSSSTLINGTGSQVQEIDVASSPGGEVKLSLKCSADPSKLNMPHLEAVYKMVEDKYLSPDKLLPPDFSIPGLMAEICQSVVQLGTQTQHTMTEHITQSHTVGNGSTSKCVEGGSASSTPAPQPHLALSRTTHDVHDISKGQENVKIPIANESGRGKCPPSFSYIPGNEVFQNGIVNISLAQIGAQDSCADCFGDCLSAPVPCACARVTGGEYAYTPGGLVKPEFIDKCVSMNRIPEVHHKVFCKTPYKDFINLHTFLS